In Thiofilum sp., the genomic window AGTGCTAGAAGCTGCTTGAACTGAACTCATGCCTAATGCGGTAGCTAATGTAACTGCTAATGCCAGTGTTGCCATTTTGATTTTCATTGACTATTCCCTTTTATAACCTAAATTTTTCATCAACCCTGATTATGATAATCCATAACCTTGAGACATAGACTAACAAGCTAATTATTAAAAACGACTTAAAAGGTTAGCCCTTTTGTTATTTACAAAAGGGGAATAATGATAAAGGAAACTGTACTTGTACAATCAATCCCTTGCCGCTTACTGGTACACTCAACTGAATACTAGCCCCTAATTGCTGTACAATATTGTGCACGATGGCTAGACCTAGCCCTGTTCCAGCCGCTTGATGATTCGAGGCACGATAAAAAACGTTCAAACACATAGGGGCGCTCAAGTTCTGGAATACCAATCCCGCTATCCTCCACCCACAACTTTATATGCAGCGGATTAGTAGCCAGTCCTACCTTAATCATGCCTCCGGCGGAGTATATTTG contains:
- a CDS encoding HAMP domain-containing sensor histidine kinase; this translates as MCLNVFYRASNHQAAGTGLGLAIVHNIVQQLGASIQLSVPVSGKGLIVQVQFPLSLFPFCK